ACGTGCTCGACCGCCGCTCCGACCTGATTATCTCAGGCGGCGAAAATATTTATCCCGCCGAAATTGAAGCCGCCTTGTTGAGCCATCCCGCTGTCGCGGAAGCCGGCGTCTGCGGCCAGCCCGACCCACACTGGGGCCAGGTGCCGATCGCCTTTGTACGCCTGCGTCCAGGTCAATCCACGAGCGCCGAGTCGCTGCTCTCCCACCTGCAACCACGTCTGGCACGCTATAAGCTGCCGCGTGCTATCCACTTTGTGACCGAGCTGCCACGCAACTCTTCCGGCAAATTGCTGCGCCGCCAGCTTCCCTCACTGCTTCAGCATGCGCTAGACTGAGAGGAAGGACGCCCCAGGAGTCCTGGCACTCTGCAGCTCGCCAGCGCCTACAGCGCGCCTGTCTACCGGAGAGCCAACAACGAGGAAGGAGAAAGGAGCCACCACCATGCAACGCATTGCCTTCTTGATGAGTGTGAAGCCCGGCTACGAGGAGGAATATAAGCGCCGCCACGACGAGATCTGGCCGGAGATGGTGGAGGCGCTGCGTCGCGCCGGCGCCCGCAACTACAGCATCTTCCGTCACGGGACTCAGCTCTTCGCTTACCTGGAAACGGACGATTTCGAGCGCATGGCCAAAACCCTGGCCCAGGACCCGGTTAATCAGCGCTGGCAGCAGCGGATGGCCGACATTCTGACCCAGGAGATCGATCCACAGACCCAGTGGCCGCCGCTACTACCTGAAATGTTTCATATGGATTAACCATACAGCTTACCGCTGGCTGATTTGAGCCACTCAACTCACTGGCTTTGGGGCCGCTGAGAGCCTCATGGTCTCCGGCGGCCCCACCTTCTTGTTAGCCGCAGTCCTCCGGCATCCCCTCTTGCCAGAAGATCGCAGCCATGACTCGCTCCTCTTGTCTCTCTCCTCCCCCCCTCACTCGTGTTGAAGGAGGTGATGCATCGCTCACGGCCCTGAACCCAACCGTTGTCACAGGAAGTCATGGAGGTTACCATGCCAGACAAAAAGCCCCTCAAAGGGGTAGGCGAAAAAGAAGAGCGGCAATACGAACACATCAAAGAAGAGGCAGAGAAGAGTGGGCGCTATGGCAAGCGAGCACGTGAGGTCGCTGCCCGCACCGTCATGAAGCAGCACCACGAGAAAGGGCACAAAAAAGGCGAGTAGCAGCCCGCGTCTTCACCGCGCTCATCCAGGCAGAGAGGTGAGGCTCGCCCGGCACCCGCAGCCAGGGCCAGGCCAGTGTTCTTCTCTGCCTGGTCTGGCAACAGGAAGAGCAGTCGTGGAATTGGCCCCAGGAAAGGTCTCTACCTCACCCAGTTTCCCATCTCTCGAAGCTTCCCCTAACAAGACCGCCTCTGAAGCCCTTCGCCCTTGACACGCCCGTGGCCATTGCCTATAAATAACTAAACCAGCTCGCTGAGGCCACCACCCTTATCAATGCTGGCGAGTATGGCAACGCCGCCTTGATCCTCACCCGCAGTGGGGCCGCCGCATGTGCCTTCCGCTATCGCGTCGAGGTCGACAACGTCAGTATGCATCACCATCGGTGAAGTCGCCCCAATGGTCTACCTTCTTTCAGCGACGCCGTGCGTCTCTTCACCGAGAGCAGGGCGTCCATCTCACGCTGAGAGAGCGACGATAGCAGCCATGCAAGTGGCATTGGGAGCAACAGAGGCATAAATGGCATGGCGCGATTGTGAGCCTGCCAGCCTCACTACATCTTGCCCCTGGTAGAGCGGGGCTTGCGCGAGAGTTCTCGTCAATTTTTGGTCTAGTGGTCTAGATGTCTTGACAGATCGCAGGAAAGGGAGTATAGTTTCTAGAGAACTGGTCTAGACGATCTGTCATATTTCTCAAAAGAGGGGTCGGAGGCAGA
This genomic interval from Thermogemmatispora onikobensis contains the following:
- a CDS encoding L-rhamnose mutarotase, which gives rise to MQRIAFLMSVKPGYEEEYKRRHDEIWPEMVEALRRAGARNYSIFRHGTQLFAYLETDDFERMAKTLAQDPVNQRWQQRMADILTQEIDPQTQWPPLLPEMFHMD